A DNA window from Candidatus Protochlamydia naegleriophila contains the following coding sequences:
- a CDS encoding RasGEF domain-containing protein yields the protein MQPILSPLSDQASPSSSSTSPLANNPNFNGRHVHFNRDTQEGAQLSTPLIKPNDQVVAKGSYFPRKRALLHTQDSKLLPHFRKKGESASIEASDTPLKEKKEKKLKSGLEKELKKTSSHCIAGLISLSQTEFEQFQESYHLACAMSDEDEISSSEEEKPVSKPQLLMSIKISEDIFTDFYSKLATMSQTANLEQVVTHVLETPQNYQTVINHLKSMKQQRHLKDLRAHLFQFIASEFRKEPAPENKQALIAMTIIALEHLESNQIFVCRSLLKQLEIHSFELYVLFHKKLENFTELELLNVISANPDKQKVALATHEWLTNPCRLIGAWCQLYQSTEGHLAIEKKSNLLRFLSSFLSLPHGALPIRDYMSIRKVVNNDLLANLNAYQGLSQEVMDKIIPFIRTLSQKEPQQLTNAQDLPSPSLSNQSPSTRMYALQSQFSSRIKQASFDTCVKEFALDLQAYYANLIAPIPHAEFVSHNWTQPDHSPHFQAFLERTNAFTALVTAHILKPKTEVERALQCQFYLHSAYQSIQLGNFAGAYAILGAFNKPSIQYLHLTWESVPQESKKIKKKLEEWINPFSNFVVYRSKLEQAALKNTSNCFIPILEVYIKDLFMIDEGNPNFLADGHLNFEKLELFDTVYQSLHHHQEQLAGQQSLKNHACQFKLEDAILATINRMEEIKLATTEPIARQSTLDAYDDYLYSRFKQREPKREQPQ from the coding sequence ATGCAACCTATTCTTTCCCCTTTATCAGATCAAGCGTCCCCTTCATCCTCTTCCACTTCGCCCCTCGCCAACAATCCCAATTTCAACGGACGCCACGTGCATTTCAATCGAGACACGCAAGAGGGCGCACAGCTTTCTACTCCCCTCATCAAACCCAATGATCAAGTGGTGGCTAAAGGTAGCTATTTTCCTCGCAAACGAGCTTTGCTACACACTCAGGATTCAAAGCTATTACCACATTTTAGAAAAAAAGGAGAGTCGGCAAGCATCGAAGCAAGCGATACACCCCTTAAGGAAAAAAAAGAAAAGAAGCTCAAATCAGGCCTCGAAAAAGAGCTAAAAAAAACCTCTAGCCATTGCATAGCAGGATTGATTTCCCTTTCACAGACCGAGTTTGAACAATTCCAGGAGTCTTACCACTTAGCCTGCGCCATGTCAGATGAAGATGAGATCTCCTCTTCCGAAGAAGAAAAGCCTGTTTCCAAGCCCCAGCTTCTCATGAGCATAAAAATCAGCGAAGACATCTTCACTGATTTTTATTCAAAATTGGCAACCATGTCTCAAACGGCCAATCTAGAGCAAGTCGTTACCCACGTTCTTGAGACCCCCCAGAATTATCAAACCGTCATTAATCATTTAAAATCGATGAAGCAGCAGCGCCACCTAAAAGATTTGCGCGCCCATCTTTTTCAATTCATTGCCAGTGAATTTAGAAAAGAGCCGGCACCCGAAAACAAGCAAGCCTTAATTGCCATGACCATCATTGCTCTGGAGCACCTTGAGAGTAATCAGATTTTCGTTTGCCGCTCGCTTTTGAAGCAATTAGAAATTCATTCATTCGAACTATACGTTTTGTTCCACAAGAAACTCGAAAACTTTACAGAACTAGAACTATTGAATGTCATTTCGGCTAACCCCGATAAGCAGAAAGTCGCTTTAGCGACGCATGAATGGTTGACAAACCCGTGCCGGCTTATTGGAGCGTGGTGCCAGCTTTACCAGTCAACCGAAGGCCATCTTGCCATTGAGAAGAAATCGAATTTACTTCGCTTCCTATCATCTTTTTTAAGTCTTCCTCATGGAGCGCTGCCAATCAGAGATTATATGAGCATTCGAAAAGTGGTTAATAATGACTTGCTTGCCAACCTGAATGCCTACCAAGGTTTAAGCCAGGAAGTGATGGATAAAATCATTCCTTTCATTCGCACCTTGTCACAAAAAGAGCCGCAGCAATTGACGAACGCACAAGACCTGCCTTCGCCCTCGCTTAGCAACCAATCCCCTTCTACGCGCATGTATGCCTTGCAAAGCCAGTTTAGCTCGCGAATCAAGCAGGCTTCTTTTGATACGTGCGTCAAAGAATTTGCCCTGGACTTGCAAGCTTATTATGCAAACTTAATTGCCCCGATTCCCCACGCAGAATTTGTCAGTCATAATTGGACACAGCCAGACCACTCTCCCCATTTTCAAGCCTTCTTGGAGCGCACAAATGCCTTTACAGCTCTTGTCACCGCCCACATTTTAAAACCCAAGACCGAGGTAGAACGTGCCCTTCAATGCCAGTTTTACCTTCACAGCGCATACCAATCCATTCAATTAGGTAACTTTGCAGGTGCCTATGCCATTTTGGGAGCCTTTAATAAGCCATCTATCCAATACCTGCATTTAACATGGGAGTCTGTTCCCCAAGAGAGCAAAAAAATCAAGAAGAAGCTTGAAGAATGGATCAATCCTTTCTCCAATTTCGTCGTTTATAGAAGTAAACTGGAGCAAGCAGCTCTTAAAAACACTTCCAATTGCTTTATTCCCATCCTCGAAGTGTATATCAAAGATCTTTTCATGATCGATGAAGGCAATCCGAACTTTTTGGCAGATGGACATCTGAACTTCGAAAAACTGGAACTATTTGACACCGTTTACCAATCCCTCCATCACCACCAGGAGCAGCTTGCCGGCCAGCAAAGCTTAAAAAATCATGCCTGCCAATTCAAATTAGAAGATGCGATTCTCGCCACAATAAACAGAATGGAAGAAATCAAGCTAGCAACTACTGAACCAATAGCCAGACAATCCACTCTGGATGCCTACGACGACTATCTCTACTCCCGTTTTAAACAACGCGAACCCAAGCGTGAACAGCCACAGTAA
- the rplV gene encoding 50S ribosomal protein L22, whose translation MNYAKAISKYIRISPRKARLAAGLIRGLSVSEASVQLTFSNLRAGRLLKKTLDSAVANAETQLDMRRENLKVVEVRVDEGPTLKRAKPKNRGGRHPIMKRTSHFTVIVSNL comes from the coding sequence ATGAATTATGCTAAAGCAATAAGCAAATATATACGCATTAGTCCTCGCAAAGCTCGTTTGGCAGCAGGATTAATTCGCGGACTATCCGTTTCTGAAGCTTCCGTTCAACTGACGTTTAGCAATCTAAGAGCTGGGCGTCTGTTAAAGAAGACATTGGATAGTGCTGTGGCTAATGCGGAAACACAATTAGATATGAGACGTGAAAATCTCAAAGTCGTAGAAGTTCGTGTAGATGAGGGTCCAACATTGAAGAGGGCAAAGCCTAAGAACCGTGGTGGACGCCATCCAATTATGAAAAGAACAAGCCACTTTACTGTGATCGTAAGCAATCTTTAA
- the rplW gene encoding 50S ribosomal protein L23, whose amino-acid sequence MTKKSPYQVVKHQYVTEKSIVLQQLKTAESNPSVKRCESPKYVFIVDRSANKEEIAQAVEEIYKNENVKVMAVNTINVKAKARRVRGRAGFKNAFKKAIVTLRAGDSLDNV is encoded by the coding sequence ATGACAAAAAAGAGCCCGTACCAAGTAGTGAAACATCAATATGTGACTGAAAAGTCGATCGTTCTTCAGCAGTTAAAGACGGCTGAAAGCAATCCGTCAGTCAAGCGTTGTGAATCTCCAAAATATGTTTTCATTGTTGACCGTTCAGCCAATAAAGAAGAAATTGCGCAAGCGGTAGAAGAAATTTACAAAAATGAAAATGTAAAAGTGATGGCGGTAAACACGATCAACGTCAAAGCTAAAGCAAGACGCGTTCGCGGAAGAGCTGGTTTCAAGAATGCTTTTAAAAAAGCGATTGTTACGCTTCGTGCTGGCGATAGCTTAGACAACGTATAA
- the lpxC gene encoding UDP-3-O-acyl-N-acetylglucosamine deacetylase — protein MVTVNPALETIVRKQRTLKEVAAFSGIGIHTGKEVGLRFCPAKEGTGIVFKRIDLPGQPIIPATVEYVQDTSRSTTIGIKDVRIHTVEHVLSAVRAYQIDNLCIEITSIEPPVGNGSSDVFVEMIEKVGVREQEHTLPIVKIQQPVYWSEGDIHLVALPYDGYRISYTLSYPGSSFLRGQFHSLLVTDENFKTEIAPCRTFSLYKEIAALMDRGLIKGGSLDNAVVIKDDVILSKGGLFFPDEMARHKILDLIGDLSLIGFDFHAHIIAIRSGHPSNFAFAKKLLNHITMESH, from the coding sequence GTGGTTACGGTTAATCCCGCTTTAGAAACAATCGTTCGCAAACAACGTACGTTAAAAGAGGTTGCCGCTTTTTCTGGTATTGGCATCCATACTGGTAAAGAAGTAGGTTTGCGCTTTTGTCCTGCCAAAGAAGGGACTGGGATTGTTTTTAAGCGCATCGACTTGCCAGGGCAACCTATTATCCCGGCCACTGTTGAATATGTGCAAGACACCTCTCGCAGTACGACGATTGGGATTAAAGATGTTCGCATTCATACGGTTGAACACGTTCTTTCGGCTGTCAGAGCCTATCAAATCGATAATTTATGCATTGAAATTACAAGCATCGAGCCTCCTGTGGGGAATGGGAGCTCGGATGTTTTTGTTGAAATGATCGAAAAGGTTGGCGTGAGGGAGCAGGAGCATACCCTTCCCATTGTCAAAATACAGCAGCCTGTATATTGGTCAGAGGGGGATATTCATCTCGTCGCTCTGCCCTACGATGGCTATCGCATTAGCTATACCCTAAGCTATCCAGGTTCTTCATTTTTGCGGGGACAATTTCATTCTCTCTTAGTCACAGATGAGAATTTTAAAACAGAAATTGCCCCTTGCCGAACCTTCTCTCTTTATAAGGAGATTGCTGCTTTGATGGATCGCGGATTGATTAAGGGGGGAAGTTTAGATAATGCCGTCGTGATTAAAGATGACGTTATTCTCAGTAAAGGAGGGCTCTTCTTTCCCGATGAAATGGCTCGCCACAAGATTTTAGATTTAATAGGAGACCTTTCCCTAATCGGTTTTGATTTTCACGCGCATATTATTGCCATTCGATCCGGGCATCCTTCTAATTTTGCTTTTGCCAAAAAATTATTAAACCACATTACGATGGAGAGTCATTGA
- the fmt gene encoding methionyl-tRNA formyltransferase translates to MKVVFLVTPPFAAQVLDFLLQNQVQVVAVISKPDRPKGRSGSPVPTPVKLVAEAHQPPLPIYQPELVSAAEFADVLKAYEADLFVVVAYGEIIKQHLLDMPRLACINVHASLLPKHRGAAPIQRSIMEGEKETGVTIMHMVKKMDAGDMIKKVAVAIGPDMTYGELETALCEAGKEALLEVIQQFEQGEPSREPQDHALMTLAPKIELEDCELNWNESAQHLHDLVRGVNPHPGAWCYVEVKGEKKRLKIARTRVVEHAPAAPGTILNLSQNKGNLLIATNDQALELVDVQLEGKKLMTSEELTRGISRTLFSFLAAT, encoded by the coding sequence ATGAAAGTTGTTTTTTTGGTAACACCGCCTTTTGCAGCCCAAGTCTTGGATTTTCTTTTGCAAAATCAAGTTCAGGTGGTCGCTGTCATTTCTAAACCTGATCGCCCTAAGGGACGTTCTGGATCTCCAGTTCCTACACCTGTAAAATTAGTGGCCGAGGCTCATCAGCCTCCATTGCCCATCTATCAGCCAGAGCTTGTCTCTGCCGCTGAATTTGCCGATGTCCTCAAAGCCTATGAGGCTGATTTATTTGTCGTCGTGGCCTACGGCGAAATCATTAAGCAGCATTTGCTCGATATGCCGCGCTTGGCATGCATCAATGTGCATGCAAGTTTGCTTCCAAAGCATAGAGGAGCCGCTCCGATCCAGCGCAGTATCATGGAAGGGGAAAAAGAGACTGGCGTGACCATCATGCACATGGTCAAGAAAATGGATGCAGGCGACATGATTAAAAAGGTAGCCGTGGCCATCGGACCAGATATGACCTATGGAGAGCTTGAGACAGCGCTTTGCGAAGCTGGCAAGGAGGCATTGCTCGAAGTCATTCAGCAGTTTGAGCAAGGAGAGCCTTCAAGAGAGCCCCAAGATCATGCTTTAATGACCCTCGCTCCTAAAATTGAGCTGGAAGATTGCGAGCTGAATTGGAATGAATCGGCGCAGCACTTGCACGACCTGGTTCGTGGAGTTAATCCTCATCCCGGAGCTTGGTGCTATGTCGAGGTAAAAGGAGAGAAAAAGCGGTTGAAAATAGCCCGCACGCGCGTCGTTGAACATGCTCCTGCAGCTCCTGGCACAATCCTCAATCTGAGCCAGAATAAAGGGAACCTGCTGATCGCTACCAATGATCAAGCACTCGAGCTTGTTGACGTTCAATTGGAAGGTAAAAAGCTTATGACTTCCGAGGAGCTTACCCGAGGCATTTCCCGCACTCTCTTCTCATTCTTAGCTGCAACCTAG
- the rpsC gene encoding 30S ribosomal protein S3 has translation MGQKVNPISFRLVRTRDWRSKWFANKKEFGDLLIEDQMIRAYLLKKPALVGVSAIRIKRMSGKVEVTIVTARPGLVIGKKGAEIDVLKGELSKLTGKEVWVAVEEVKRPDVDAKIVADSIAKQLERRIPFRRAMKKAMQSSLDAGAFGIKVQLSGRIGGAEIARTEWYKEGSTPLHTLRADIDYATGRAETTYGSIGVKVWIYRGEDNLAKKEA, from the coding sequence ATGGGACAAAAAGTCAACCCAATAAGTTTCCGCCTCGTTCGAACACGTGATTGGCGTTCCAAGTGGTTTGCTAACAAGAAAGAGTTTGGAGATCTGCTCATTGAAGATCAGATGATTCGTGCTTACTTGTTGAAAAAACCCGCGTTAGTAGGTGTTTCAGCGATTAGAATTAAGCGTATGAGCGGAAAAGTAGAGGTCACAATCGTGACAGCGCGTCCAGGTCTTGTGATCGGGAAGAAAGGTGCTGAGATCGATGTACTGAAAGGTGAACTCAGTAAACTTACCGGAAAAGAAGTCTGGGTAGCTGTTGAAGAAGTTAAGCGTCCTGATGTGGATGCTAAAATCGTAGCAGATAGTATCGCTAAGCAGTTAGAAAGACGTATTCCTTTCCGTCGCGCAATGAAAAAGGCGATGCAATCTTCTTTAGATGCAGGCGCATTTGGAATTAAAGTTCAGTTGTCTGGCCGTATTGGTGGTGCAGAGATTGCTCGTACAGAGTGGTATAAAGAAGGAAGCACTCCTCTTCATACGCTACGCGCTGATATTGATTATGCGACAGGTCGTGCTGAGACTACTTATGGTAGCATCGGTGTGAAAGTTTGGATCTATCGCGGTGAAGACAACTTAGCGAAGAAGGAGGCCTAA
- the rplD gene encoding 50S ribosomal protein L4 gives MATLKKYNLAGKEVGQVAIDDAWINVEANGQMIKDYIVALRANARQWSANTKTRAEVKHTTKKAQPQKGQGRARHGSTVAPQYRGGGRVFGPKPKFDQHVRINRKERKAAIRFLLAEKLKENKIKLIEDTAMDAPQTKTLAQFLKGFDMRGRVLFLGESAFTEIETEGKVQRVSVSTDKHNHFIKSMRNLPRANFMLASNINGYDVMIAREIVLTESALNELNQWLN, from the coding sequence GTGGCTACACTTAAAAAGTACAATCTTGCTGGTAAAGAAGTTGGTCAGGTCGCTATTGACGACGCTTGGATCAATGTCGAAGCCAACGGGCAGATGATTAAAGATTATATTGTTGCGCTGAGAGCAAATGCTAGACAATGGTCAGCCAACACAAAGACTCGTGCTGAAGTTAAGCACACAACAAAGAAGGCTCAACCTCAAAAAGGTCAAGGCCGCGCCCGTCACGGGTCAACTGTTGCTCCTCAATATAGAGGGGGTGGTCGCGTGTTTGGTCCAAAGCCTAAGTTTGATCAACATGTTCGCATCAACCGAAAAGAGCGTAAGGCTGCTATTCGTTTTCTTTTAGCTGAGAAGTTGAAAGAAAATAAAATAAAGCTGATCGAAGATACAGCGATGGATGCTCCTCAAACTAAAACTCTGGCTCAATTCCTTAAAGGTTTTGATATGAGAGGGCGCGTCTTATTTTTAGGCGAAAGCGCTTTTACAGAGATAGAAACGGAAGGGAAAGTTCAGCGTGTTAGCGTAAGTACGGATAAACACAATCATTTTATTAAGAGCATGCGTAATTTGCCACGTGCAAATTTTATGTTGGCTTCTAATATCAATGGCTATGATGTCATGATCGCTCGTGAGATCGTGTTAACAGAGTCAGCGCTGAATGAATTAAATCAGTGGTTGAATTGA
- the lpxA gene encoding acyl-ACP--UDP-N-acetylglucosamine O-acyltransferase, translating to MKKSYQIHPTAIIAPGVTIGENVVIEPYVVINSPHVVLEDNVVIKSHAYIDGYTTIGAGTTIYPSASIGTKTQDLKFRGEKTYVKIGKNCDIREFVTINSSCQEGSVVEVGDNCLIMAYCHIAHNCVVGNRVIMSNNATLAGHVTVEDNAVIGGLTPIHQFVRIGCNAMVGGMSRVTHDIPPYTIGAGIPYKFGGLNLIGLKRHGFSLEARQELSKAFKLLYRSGLRFEEALNQIERDLKSLPEVRHFVSFCRQTKRGLMGLQGGDDDSSQLEEEESPEPVAKQK from the coding sequence ATGAAAAAGTCTTATCAAATTCATCCAACGGCTATCATTGCTCCGGGCGTTACGATTGGAGAGAATGTTGTCATTGAGCCGTACGTTGTCATTAATTCCCCCCATGTAGTCTTAGAAGATAATGTCGTTATTAAATCGCATGCTTATATAGATGGATATACAACGATTGGTGCGGGAACGACAATTTATCCTTCTGCAAGCATTGGTACGAAAACGCAAGATCTTAAGTTTCGCGGTGAAAAAACCTACGTCAAAATTGGTAAGAATTGCGATATCCGCGAATTTGTGACAATCAACTCTTCATGCCAAGAGGGGTCGGTAGTCGAAGTGGGCGACAATTGCTTGATCATGGCTTATTGCCACATCGCTCACAACTGTGTCGTAGGCAATCGGGTCATCATGAGCAATAATGCGACGCTTGCCGGTCATGTCACTGTCGAAGATAATGCTGTGATTGGTGGGTTAACACCGATTCACCAGTTTGTACGTATTGGATGCAATGCCATGGTTGGGGGAATGAGCCGTGTGACGCATGATATTCCCCCTTATACGATTGGTGCAGGAATTCCTTATAAATTCGGCGGCCTTAATCTGATTGGATTGAAACGGCATGGCTTCAGCCTGGAGGCGCGTCAGGAATTGAGTAAAGCGTTTAAATTACTTTATCGCTCGGGTTTGCGCTTCGAAGAAGCCTTAAATCAAATCGAGAGGGATCTCAAGTCTTTGCCTGAAGTTCGACATTTTGTGAGTTTCTGCCGTCAAACGAAGCGAGGCTTAATGGGCTTGCAAGGTGGGGATGACGATTCTTCGCAATTGGAAGAGGAAGAATCTCCTGAGCCTGTCGCTAAGCAAAAATAA
- the rpsS gene encoding 30S ribosomal protein S19 has translation MARSLKKGPFVDHHLQKKVDVQNNEGTKKPIKTWSRRSMITPDMVGHTFEVHNGRKHLTVFVTDNMVGHRLGEFSPTRTFKGHPIKK, from the coding sequence ATGGCAAGATCGTTGAAAAAAGGTCCTTTTGTTGATCATCATCTGCAAAAAAAGGTGGACGTTCAAAATAATGAAGGAACAAAGAAGCCGATCAAAACGTGGTCAAGACGTTCGATGATTACTCCAGATATGGTCGGACACACGTTTGAAGTGCATAATGGCCGCAAACATCTCACTGTATTCGTCACAGATAACATGGTTGGCCATCGTTTGGGTGAATTTTCTCCCACGCGTACATTTAAAGGACATCCAATTAAGAAGTAA
- the fabZ gene encoding 3-hydroxyacyl-ACP dehydratase FabZ, with the protein MVNLSDNPQTLDINQIINILPHRYPFLLVDRVLEMDIEKGYILAQKNVTINESFFQGHFPGAPIMPGVLILEALAQAGGILVHLRGPGDKIAILLNVNNAKFRQPVKPGDVLHLRGQGLHFSSKGGRIKAEALVNDKVVAEAEIGFVFVDKSQI; encoded by the coding sequence ATGGTTAATCTTTCAGACAACCCTCAGACATTGGACATTAATCAAATCATCAATATTTTACCTCATCGCTATCCTTTTTTACTGGTTGACCGAGTACTGGAAATGGATATTGAGAAGGGCTATATCTTAGCTCAAAAGAATGTCACGATTAACGAATCATTCTTTCAAGGCCATTTCCCTGGAGCTCCTATTATGCCGGGTGTGCTCATTTTAGAGGCTTTGGCTCAAGCGGGCGGCATCCTCGTCCATTTGAGAGGACCAGGAGATAAAATTGCGATTCTCCTAAACGTCAACAATGCAAAGTTTCGCCAGCCTGTCAAGCCGGGCGATGTGCTTCACCTGCGTGGACAAGGGCTGCACTTTAGCAGTAAAGGTGGGCGCATTAAGGCAGAAGCGCTCGTTAATGATAAAGTTGTGGCAGAAGCTGAAATAGGATTTGTGTTTGTCGATAAAAGCCAGATCTAA
- the rplB gene encoding 50S ribosomal protein L2 produces MFKKYRPVTPGTRQLVLPTNEQLTRPCENSRATVKPTKSLLLPKRRTNGRNNNGHITCRHKGGGHKQHYRIIDFKRDKENIPAKVASIEYDPNRTAYIALLNYADGEKRYILAPQGLKAGDTVQTSDEPPFHVGCCMKLKFMPLGSVISNIELYPGRGGKLVRSAGLSAQLMARSGGYATIRMPSGEVRMINENCRATFGAVSNPERNLRVEGKAGRMRWKGVRPTVRGTAMNPVDHPHGGGEGKHKGNTPQTPWGLYTKGLVTRSNKKSNKLIVKRRRKK; encoded by the coding sequence ATGTTTAAAAAATATCGACCCGTAACACCTGGAACTCGTCAGCTAGTATTGCCAACTAATGAGCAATTGACACGTCCATGTGAAAATTCACGTGCCACTGTTAAACCCACGAAATCGCTCTTACTACCAAAAAGACGCACGAATGGGCGCAATAACAATGGTCACATTACCTGCCGCCACAAAGGTGGTGGACACAAGCAACACTATCGTATCATCGATTTCAAACGTGATAAAGAGAATATTCCTGCTAAAGTTGCATCGATTGAATACGATCCAAACCGTACAGCTTACATTGCTTTGTTAAACTACGCTGATGGAGAGAAACGTTATATTTTAGCTCCACAAGGCCTAAAAGCCGGCGATACTGTTCAAACAAGCGACGAGCCACCTTTCCATGTTGGCTGCTGCATGAAGCTGAAGTTTATGCCATTGGGTTCTGTTATTAGTAACATCGAACTCTACCCAGGACGCGGCGGCAAGCTCGTTCGTTCTGCTGGCTTATCTGCTCAGTTAATGGCGCGTAGCGGCGGTTATGCCACTATTCGTATGCCATCTGGCGAAGTGCGCATGATCAATGAAAACTGTCGAGCCACTTTTGGAGCCGTCTCTAATCCTGAGCGCAATTTGCGCGTTGAAGGAAAAGCTGGTCGTATGCGCTGGAAAGGCGTGCGTCCAACAGTTCGTGGTACTGCTATGAACCCTGTCGACCACCCGCACGGTGGTGGTGAAGGTAAGCATAAAGGTAACACACCGCAGACTCCTTGGGGTCTCTATACAAAAGGACTTGTTACAAGATCCAATAAGAAGTCTAACAAGCTTATCGTGAAACGTCGAAGGAAGAAGTAG
- the rplC gene encoding 50S ribosomal protein L3 produces MALTMMGKKRGMIQLFDEKGNAVVCTVIQAEPNVVTQIKTKETDGYTALQLGFEKVAGKTQQTIEARTGKPRLGHFKKAGVESRRFLVESRMDSTNEYTLGQEIGVDVFNGVEFVDATAISKGKGYQGVMKRHNFAGMPASHGTGPTHRHAGSTGMRSTPGRGLPGGKKAGQMGNERVTVQNLRVVKVDAENHVIVVKGQVPGPRNGLVYFTKAKKKKS; encoded by the coding sequence ATGGCGCTTACAATGATGGGTAAAAAGCGTGGCATGATTCAGCTTTTTGATGAAAAAGGCAATGCAGTCGTGTGCACTGTGATCCAAGCTGAGCCAAACGTTGTCACTCAGATCAAAACCAAAGAGACAGATGGGTATACAGCTCTACAGCTTGGATTTGAAAAAGTGGCTGGTAAGACACAGCAGACAATTGAAGCGAGAACAGGAAAGCCTCGGTTAGGTCATTTTAAAAAGGCTGGGGTGGAGTCTCGACGTTTCTTAGTGGAGTCCCGCATGGACTCAACGAATGAGTATACATTAGGCCAAGAGATTGGTGTTGATGTTTTTAATGGTGTTGAATTCGTTGATGCGACTGCTATCTCAAAGGGTAAAGGTTACCAAGGGGTTATGAAGCGTCACAACTTTGCTGGTATGCCTGCTTCTCACGGTACTGGTCCTACACATAGACATGCTGGATCTACAGGGATGCGTTCGACTCCAGGTCGTGGATTGCCAGGTGGAAAGAAAGCTGGTCAAATGGGTAATGAAAGGGTAACCGTTCAGAATCTACGCGTTGTGAAAGTTGACGCTGAAAATCACGTGATCGTGGTAAAAGGCCAAGTTCCTGGTCCACGCAATGGTTTGGTATATTTTACTAAAGCCAAAAAGAAAAAGTCATAA